In one Conger conger chromosome 5, fConCon1.1, whole genome shotgun sequence genomic region, the following are encoded:
- the copb2 gene encoding coatomer subunit beta' — translation MPLRLDIKRKLTARSDRVKSVDLHPTEPWMLASLYNGSVCVWNHETQTLVKTFEVCDLPVRASKFVARKNWVITGADDMQIRVFNYNTLERVHMFEAHSDYIRCIAVHPTQPYILTSSDDMLIKLWDWEKKWSCSQVFEGHTHYVMQIVINPKDNNQFASASLDRTIKVWQLGSSSPNFTLEGHEKGVNCIDYYSGGDKPYLISGADDRLVKIWDYQNKTCVQTLEGHAQNVSCVSFHPELPIIITGSEDGTVRIWHSSTYRLESTLNYGMERVWCVCGLRGSNNVALGYDEGSIIIKLGREEPAMSMDTNGKIIWAKHSEVQQANLKAMGDAEIKDGERLPLAVKDMGSCEIYPQTIQHNPNGRFVVVCGDGEYIIYTAMALRNKSFGSAQEFVWAHDSSEYAIRESNSVVKIFKNFKEKKSFKPDFGAEGIYGGFLLGVRSVNGLAFYDWENTELIRRIEIQPKHIFWSDSGELVCIATEESFFILKYLSEKVAASQESNEGVTEDGIEDAFEVLGEIQEIVKTGLWVGDCFIYTSSVNRLNYFVGGEIVTIAHLDRTMYLLGYIPKDDRLYLGDKELNIVSYSLLVSVLEYQTAVMRRDFGMADKVLPTIPKEQRTRVAHFLEKQGFKQQALAVSSDPEHRFELALQLGELKIAYQLAVEAESEQKWKQLAELAISKCQFGLAQECLHHAQDYGGLLLLATASGNANMVARLAEGAERDGKNNVAFMTYFLQGKLDHCLELLIRTNRLPEAAFLARTYLPSQVSRVVKLWRESLAKVNQKAAESLADPTEYENLFPGLREAFVAEQFLKETCVGKARPATDYPLVTPNEERNVLEEARGYEPKTVIAPAQTEAGEEAEDSGVLAAVLAAVAAPVAAAVAAVSPLSAEEEEEEEEELPGPSPAAAAAESASALEDQKVLDDLEDDLDNMDLEDIDTTDVNLDDDFLDD, via the exons ATG CCCCTGAGACTGGACATCAAGCGGAAGTTGACTGCACGGTCTGACCGCGTTAAGAGCGTAGACCTGCACCCGACCGAACCATGGATGTTAGCCAGCCTGTACAATGGAAGCGTCTGCGTCTGGAACCACGAGACCCAG ACCCTGGTGAAGACTTTTGAGGTGTGTGATCTCCCAGTGAGAGCATCCAAATTTGTTGCCCGGAAAAACTGGGTCATTACTGGAGCG GATGACATGCAGATCCGCGTCTTCAACTACAACACCCTGGAGCGTGTGCACATGTTTGAGGCACATTCTGATTACATCCGCTGCATTGCCGTCCATCCAACCCAGCCCTACATCCTCACGAGCAGCG ATGACATGTTGATCAAGCTGTGGGACTGGGAGAAGAAGTGGTCTTGCAGTCAGGTGTTTGAAGGCCACACCCACTACGTCATGCAGATCGTCATCAACCCCAAAGACAACAACCAGTTTGCCAGCGCTTCTCTGGACAGAACTATCAAG GTATGGCAGCTGGGCTCCTCCTCACCCAACTTCACCTTGGAGGGTCACGAAAAAGGAGTGAACTGCATTGACTACTACAGCGGAGGTGACAAACCCTACCTCATCTCCGGAGCCGATGATCGGCTGGTCAAGATCTGGGACTACCAG AATAAGACATGTGTGCAGACCCTAGAGGGACACGCCCAGAACGTGTCGTGTGTCAGCTTCCACCCCGAGCTGCCCATCATCATCACAGGCTCCGAGGACG GCACAGTGCGGATCTGGCACTCCAGCACTTACCGGCTAGAGAGCACGCTCAACTACGGCATGGAgcgggtgtggtgtgtgtgtgggctgcgGGGTTCCAACAATGTGGCGTTGGGCTATGACGAGGGCAGCATCATCATCAAG CTTGGACGTGAGGAGCCGGCCATGTCCATGGATACCAACGGCAAGATCATCTGGGCCAAGCACTCCGAGGTGCAGCAGGCCAACCTGAAGGCCATGGGCGATGCTGAGATCAAGGACGGAGAGCGGCTGCCTCTGGCGGTCAAGGACATGGGAAGCTGTGAGATCTACCCCCAGACCATCCAGCACAACCCTAATGGCAG GTttgttgtggtgtgtggggaTGGAGAGTACATCATCTACACAGCCATGGCCCTGAGGAACAAGAGCTTTGGTTCAGCACAGGAGTTTGTCTGGGCCCACGACTCCTCTGA GTATGCAATCCGGGAAAGTAACAGTGTGGTCAAGATCTTCAAGAACTTCAAGGAGAAGAAGTCATTCAAGCCAGATTTTGGGGCTGAAG GTATCTATGGTGGCTTCCTGCTGGGAGTCCGGTCTGTGAACGGCTTGGCCTTTTATGACTGGGAAAACACAGAGCTGATCCGGCGTATTGAGATCCAGCCAAAACAC ATCTTCTGGTCAGACTCGGGGGAGCTGGTGTGCATCGCCACAGAAGAGTCGTTCTTCATCCTCAAGTACCTGTCTGAGAAGGTGGCAGCCTCGCAGGAGTCCAACGAGGGTGTGACAGAGGACGGAATCGAGGACGCTTTCGAG GTCCTGGGTGAAATTCAGGAGATCGTAAAGACAGGTCTGTGGGTTGGAGACTGCTTCATCTACACCAGTTCTGTCAACAGACTGAACTACTTTGTGGGAGGGGAAATAGTCACCATTGCCCACTTGGACAG GACCATGTACCTGTTGGGCTACATCCCCAAAGACGACCGTCTGTACCTGGGGGACAAGGAGCTGAACATCGTCAGCTACTCACtgctggtgtctgtgctggagtaCCAGACGGCCGTCATGCGCAGGGACTTTGGCATGGCCGACAAGGTGCTGCCCACCATCCCCAAGGAGCAGCGCACACGCGTGGCACACTTCCTGGAGAAGCAG ggTTTCaagcagcaggccctggctgtGTCGTCTGACCCTGAGCACAGATTTGAGCTGGCCCTGCAGCTGGGAGAGCTGAAGATTGCCTACCAGCTGGCTGTCGAAGCGGAG TCGGAACAGAAGTGGAAGCAGCTGGCGGAGCTGGCCATCAGTAAGTGCCAGTTCGGGCTGGCACAGGAGTGTCTCCACCACGCCCAGGACTACGgcgggctgctgctgctggccacCGCCTCCGGCAACGCCAACATGGTGGCCCGGCTGGCCGAGGGCGCCGAGCGCGACGGGAAGAACAACGTGGCCTTCATGACCTACTTCCTGCAGGGAAA GCTGGACCACTGTTTGGAGCTCCTGATCCGAACCAACCGCCTGCCAGAGGCTGCCTTCCTGGCCCGCACATACCTGCCCAGCCAGGTGTCCAG AGTGGTGAAGCTGTGGCGAGAGAGCCTAGCCAAGGTGAACCAGAAGGCGGCCGAGTCTCTGGCCGACCCCACAGAGTACGAGAACCTGTTCCCAGGGCTCCGGGAGGCCTTCGTGGCCGAACAGTTCCTGAAGGAGACTTGCGTTGGGAAGGCCAGGCCAGCCACTGACTACCCATTAGTCACG CCCAATGAAGAGAGGAATGTGCTGGAGGAGGCCAGAGGCTATGAGCCTAAAACAGTGATCGCTCCCGCACAG ACCGAGGCGGGTGAAGAAGCCGAAGATTCGGGCGTGTTGGCGGCCGTATTGGCAGCAGTCGCCGCCCCGGTGGCCGCGGCAGTCGCTGCGGTCTCGCCTCTGTccgcagaggaggaggaggaggaggaggaggagctcccTGGCCCTTCGCCCGCAGCTGCGGCTGCAGAGTCCGCGTCCGCGCTGGAGGATCAGAAG GTCCTGGATGACCTGGAAGATGACCTGGATAACATGGACCTGGAGGACATCGACACAACAGACGTGAACCTGGATGATGACTTCCTGGACGACTAA
- the LOC133128304 gene encoding retinol-binding protein 2-like isoform X1: protein MPADFNGTWEMESNDNLEDYLKALNIDFATRKIAVHLSPSKVFIQNHDVIEIKTLSHLRTHEVKFTVGKDFEYKGVDNRVVQALVTWEGDKLACVQKGEKANRGWKYWVEDNKLHLEMTCEGQTCHQVFRKNK from the exons ATGCCTGCAGACTTCAATGGGACCTGGGAGATGGAGAGCAATGACAACTTAGAGGATTACCTGAAAGCACTGA ATATTGATTTTGCCACACGCAAAATTGCTGTCCACCTGTCTCCATCCAAAGTTTTTATTCAGAACCATGATGTGATTGAGATCAAGACACTGAGCCACCTCCGGACTCATGAGGTGAAATTTACGGTGGGGAAGGACTTTGAGTACAAGGGAGTGGATAACAGGGTTGTCCAG GCTCTGGTGACCTGGGAAGGGGATAAATTGGCGTGTGTCCAAAAGGGAGAAAAAGCCAACCGAGGGTGGAAATACTGGGTCGAGGACAATAAACTACATCTG gaaaTGACCTGTGAGGGCCAGACGTGCCACCAGGTcttcaggaaaaataaatga
- the LOC133128304 gene encoding retinol-binding protein 2-like isoform X2 produces the protein MPADFNGTWEMESNDNLEDYLKALNIDFATRKIAVHLSPSKVFIQNHDVIEIKTLSHLRTHEVKFTVGKDFEYKGVDNRVVQALVTWEGDKLACVQKGEKANRGWKYWVEDNKLHLKLKRSHLRLRECAA, from the exons ATGCCTGCAGACTTCAATGGGACCTGGGAGATGGAGAGCAATGACAACTTAGAGGATTACCTGAAAGCACTGA ATATTGATTTTGCCACACGCAAAATTGCTGTCCACCTGTCTCCATCCAAAGTTTTTATTCAGAACCATGATGTGATTGAGATCAAGACACTGAGCCACCTCCGGACTCATGAGGTGAAATTTACGGTGGGGAAGGACTTTGAGTACAAGGGAGTGGATAACAGGGTTGTCCAG GCTCTGGTGACCTGGGAAGGGGATAAATTGGCGTGTGTCCAAAAGGGAGAAAAAGCCAACCGAGGGTGGAAATACTGGGTCGAGGACAATAAACTACATCTG AAACTGAAAAGGTCACATCTGCGTTTGCGTGAATGTGCTGCTTAG